The Streptomyces sp. NBC_01351 sequence GAGCGCCGCTGTCGCGCCGCCGCCTGAGGCTGGCGGCGTCGGCTGCTGCGGGACGGGAGCGGGGTCCTGCGGCGGGGTGGAAGTCGGCTGAGACATGGGTGGGTGGTCCTTCGGATTCGGGCATGTGTGGTCGCACGCGATGGCGTGGAGCGGGAGCTGGCGCCGCTTCGTACCGAGGGCGGGAGCTCGATGGGCACACCGTGCAGGAGGCGGTACTTAGAACCGCAAGTCCTGTGGGGCTTCCACGTTGACGAGAATTTGAATTCAAGGGTTCTGACCAGCGGGTTTACCGTGGGAGAACGGTTGAATTGGGCCGCTACGACTGGTAGGGCAAGGCGCGCAAGCCTCCTGATTGGGCCCGTGCTACCCCGGACTCCTTGGTGGAGCCGGGGGCATCACGGGCCGTCAGCGGCCTGCGGAAGTGGTCAGCGGGTGGCGAGGTCCCGGGGGAGACCGCGGAAGAAGGACTGCCGCTCCTGGTCCCATGGCACGCGGACCGCGAAGTGCTCGGCGAGCATGGTCTCGGTGTGCACGGGCGTGGGCACGTGGTGTTCGTTGCTGAAGCCGAGCATCTGGGCGAAGGCGCGCCAGACCCGTGCGTCGGGGGCCAGTCCGACCGCGGCGTGGTGGGAGGCGAGGAGATGAGCCGCGAGCGCGTCGCCCGCGCCGGCCGCGAACCTCCACCAGTACAACGCGCCGGTGTGCTGGCCGAGTGTGTAGAGCAGGCACGCGTACGTGCGTGCGCCGGCCTGGTCGTAGTCCTCGTCGAAGCTCTCCAGGCGCTCGACGTCCTTGGAGGCGAGGACCACTTCGCAGAGCCTGCGGACGTAGTCGATCACGGCGGCCGGGCTGACGCTGGGGTCGAGCGGGGCAATCGGGGTCGGCCGCCGCCGCATCGGACGGCGGCCGCGGGGCCGGACAAAGCTCTGCGCCCTGGTCCTCGCCTCCGGCCCCTGCGCGGGAGCCATCACCTGCGCCCGCGACGGAGGCGCGGCCGCCGGCCCTTCGGGCTCAGCCGCGGCGTCGTAGGGCTGGTTGGCCATCCGGACGCGGGGCGGACGCTGTGCCTCCTCGTTGATGTGGTCGGCCAGGCGGCGAAGGAAGCCGGTGGTGTCGTGGTCGTCGTATTCGTCGTGGAGAGCTTGGGCCTGGGCCTTGAGCATCTCTTCCAACATCAGGAATCCCCTTTCCCCGCGTCAGGGATGTTCATGAGGTCCTTCAGCTTCGCCAAGCCGAGGGACACGTTCGTCTTCGCCGCGCCCGGCGTGATCTCCAGGCACAGCGCGACGTCTTCGTAGGAGAGGTCTGCGAGGTGGCGCAGGCGCACGCTGTTGGCCTGCATGGGCGCGGTCTTCTCCAGCGTTTCCAGGGCTTCGTCGAGCTTCGCGAATGCACCCAGGTCGGCGAAGTCGGAGGCGACGGGGGCGTGCTGGCGGGCGGCTTCGTCGCGCCCGGCCATCCGGGCCCGGCGCCGGTAGAAGTCGATGAGGTGGTTGTGCAGGATCAGGTACGCCATTGCCCTCGGGTTCTGGTGGGCCATGATCCGCTCCCACTTCCGGAACATCTTGTAGGCCGCCTCCATGACGGCGTCCTCCGCGTCCTGGCGGTTGCGCAGCCGGGATCCGGCGAGCCGGAGGAAGCCGCTCCTGTGTTGGGCGAAGAAGCCCTCGAAGGCGGCGGGAAAATCAGCCGGGTCGGGCTTGGTCAGCTCGTACTCCCACGACGAATCGTTCACCGCTCTCCCTCCTGATCATTCGGCGGCCCGGCGGCCGGCTTGTGGACTCCCAGGCGCGGCTGGGAGGTTACGTGCCGCACATCGGTGCGCGGCGCGGCGGTGCGTGCTGCCCTGGCCCGCGAGGCGGTGCGGGCTATCGGGCGCATCTCGGCGTCCGGTCCCGCGGCGGTCATCCGGTAGGCGCCGGGCTTCGGCGTGTACCGGGACATCTCGTGCCCCACTGACCCTCCTTACGTGTTCAGGTGAGACTCTGGGCCGCGCCATTGCGGCCCGGAGGAGAACGCTGTGTGCTCTCGCATGTACTCACCGGCACGAACGGGCGCTCGGGTTAACCGACGGACATGCGTTCTTGGTGGAACATTCGCGTCCGCTTTCGTCATATGCACCGACCAGCGTTAACCGTGGTTCACGTGACTCGGATCACAGAGTGCGCCAGTTTGAGAGCCAGGGCGCATCACCCGGCGCACACAGGGCGCACTAACCTGCCCCGGCCCCTCCCCCGAGCGCACTACGGCGTCAGGACCGCCCCCGCCCACTTGGAGGCCCTGCGCGCCAGCGTCGAACGGGCCCGCAGCCCCAAGGACACCCGCGAGAAGGCCACCAGCGCGGCGAGTTCGCGGTGCAGCCGCAGGTCCTGGGGCCGGGCGGCCGGTCGATGCGTGCTGGCCGGACCGGCTGTTCCCGGCGCGGCCGATTGGCCTTCCAAGCAGCCTCCGTCCTGGCCCGCCTGGCTGGCTCCTTGTGCGGGGCGGCCTGCTCGTGACCGCGATCAGACAGTTGGAGTCAGTAGCCCATCGACGTCCAGGAAGGGCTGGAAAGCGCCGTGTCGGCTCAGCTGCTTATGGGGAGATACGAGCGGCCATAACGGAACGTAGTCAAGGAGTCACGTGAGGTGGACACAGGCG is a genomic window containing:
- a CDS encoding RNA polymerase sigma factor; translation: MNDSSWEYELTKPDPADFPAAFEGFFAQHRSGFLRLAGSRLRNRQDAEDAVMEAAYKMFRKWERIMAHQNPRAMAYLILHNHLIDFYRRRARMAGRDEAARQHAPVASDFADLGAFAKLDEALETLEKTAPMQANSVRLRHLADLSYEDVALCLEITPGAAKTNVSLGLAKLKDLMNIPDAGKGDS